One genomic window of Ziziphus jujuba cultivar Dongzao chromosome 4, ASM3175591v1 includes the following:
- the LOC107417070 gene encoding glutamate receptor 3.4 isoform X1, translating into MKMFGITRLGHLSMRGMLVSLIFCLWFPLGVFGGTLNATVHSSRPKTLNIGALFTSNSVIGRSAKPAILAAVDDVNSDPTVLQGTKLNVVVHDTNCSAFLGTVEALQLVESDVVAAIGPQSSGIAHVISHVVNELHVPLLSFGATDATLSSLQYPYFVRTTQSDYFQMHAIADFVDYHEWKEVIAIFVDDDYGRNGISVLGDALSKKRAKITYKAAFSPGAPKSAINELLVGVNLMESRVYVVHVNPDTGLEIFSVAKSLGMMGGGYVWIATDWLPSVLDSIEPNTQTMNLLQGVVAFRHHTPDTDAKKNFMSRINNPNQKGSVKLNSFALYAYDSVWLAARALDVFFNEGGNISFSNDPKLQDTSNSTLRLTSLRIFDGGQQYLQTILKMNMTGLSGRFQFDVDKNLIHPAYDILNIGGSGSRRVGYWSNYSHLSVVAPEILYTKPPNTSTSSQRLYSIIWPGETTTTPRGWVFPNNGKPLRIAVPNRVSYKEFVAKDKGPPGVKGYSIDVFEAAINLLPYPVPRTYMLFGNGKRNPEYSDLVYQVAENQYDAAVGDVTITTNRTKIVDFTQPYMESGLVVVAPVKKEKSSAWAFLKPFTWQMWAVTCAFFLSVGAVVWILEHRINHEFRGPPSQQLITIFWFSFSTMFFSHRENTVSTLGRLVLIIWLFVVLIINSSYTASLTSILTVQQLTSRIEGIDSLITTTDRIGVQDGSFAWRYLIDELNIAESRLVKLRNMEAYLDALLRGPKNGGVAAVVDELPYIELFMSNSKCEFRTVGQEFTKSGWGFAFQRDSPLAVDLSTAILQLSENGDLQKIHNKWLTQNGCSMQISDVSDDNRLSFNSFWGLFLICGIACFIALTVFFCRIFCQYRKFIPENGNGDIEEIEPERTSRRSIRSTSFKDLMDFVDRKEEEIKKILKRKNSDNKQASQSSDGQPNSPP; encoded by the exons ATGAAGATGTTTGGGATTACAAGACTTGGGCATCTATCCATGAGGGGAATGCTAGTttcattgattttttgtttatggtttCCATTGGGAGTGTTTGGTGGGACTTTAAATGCCACTGTTCATTCTTCAAGGCCGAAAACTTTGAATATTGGAGCTCTGTTTACTTCTAATTCGGTTATTGGGAGGTCGGCTAAACCAGCAATTTTGGCTGCCGTGGATGATGTTAATTCTGACCCTACTGTTCTTCAGGGGACAAAATTGAATGTTGTTGTCCATGACACGAATTGCAGTGCATTTCTTGGAACGGTTGAAG CTTTGCAGCTGGTGGAAAGTGATGTGGTTGCCGCAATTGGTCCACAATCCTCTGGAATAGCTCATGTCATTTCCCATGTTGTTAATGAACTCCATGTCCCACTTCTTTCATTCGGAGCAACAGACGCCACTCTTTCTTCACTGCAGTATCCCTATTTTGTTCGCACTACTCAGAGTGACTATTTTCAGATGCATGCCATTGCTGATTTCGTTGATTATCATGAATGGAAAGAAGTAATTGCCATCTTTGTTGATGATGACTATGGCAGAAATGGGATTTCTGTATTGGGTGATGCCTTGTCAAAGAAGCGCGCCAAGATCACTTATAAGGCTGCCTTCTCTCCTGGAGCCCCCAAAAGTGCAATCAATGAATTGCTAGTTGGAGTAAACCTCATGGAATCTCGGGTATATGTTGTACATGTTAATCCTGACACTGGGTTGGAAATTTTTTCTGTTGCCAAGTCCCTTGGAATGATGGGTGGTGGCTATGTTTGGATTGCAACAGATTGGCTTCCTTCTGTTCTTGATTCAATAGAACCTAACACTCAGACTATGAATCTCTTACAAGGGGTTGTCGCTTTTCGTCATCACACCCCAGATACCGATGCCAAAAAGAATTTTATGTCTAGGATAAACAATCCAAATCAGAAAGGGAGTGTGAAACTCAATTCTTTTGCTCTTTATGCTTATGATTCTGTTTGGTTAGCAGCCCGCGCTCTTGATGTTTTCTTCAATGAAGGTGGAAATATATCTTTTAGTAATGACCCAAAGTTGCAAGATACAAGTAACAGCACACTGCGCTTAACATCATTACGTATATTTGATGGAGGCCAACAATATCTACAAACAATTCTTAAAATGAACATGACAGGTCTGAGTGGTAGGTTTCAATTTGATGTGGACAAAAATCTAATTCATCCAGCATATGATATTCTTAATATCGGTGGAAGTGGATCCCGCAGGGTTGGTTATTGGTCAAATTATTCACATCTCTCTGTTGTTGCTCCGGAGATCCTTTATACAAAGCCTCCTAATACTTCGACCAGTAGTCAGCGCCTTTACAGCATTATATGGCCAGGTGAAACTACAACGACACCTCGTGGATGGGTATTTCCCAACAATGGAAAGCCTCTAAGAATTGCTGTGCCTAACCGAGTAAGTTACAAAGAGTTTGTTGCTAAAGATAAGGGCCCTCCAGGGGTCAAAGGGTACTCTATTGATGTCTTTGAAGCTGCCATTAACTTGTTGCCTTATCCTGTACCACGGACATATATGTTATTTGGAAATGGCAAGAGGAATCCCGAGTATAGTGACCTTGTATATCAAGTTGCTGAAAAT CAATATGATGCAGCTGTGGGAGATGTTACAATTACCACAAATAGGACAAAGATTGTGGATTTTACACAGCCTTACATGGAATCAGGACTGGTTGTAGTTGCTCctgtcaaaaaggaaaaatctagTGCATGGGCATTCCTCAAACCCTTTACTTGGCAAATGTGGGCTGTCACTTGTGCTTTCTTCCTTTCCGTGGGAGCTGTTGTTTGGATTCTTGAGCACCGGATCAATCATGAGTTCCGTGGTCCACCAAGCCAACAACTCATTACAATTTTTTG GTTTAGTTTCTCAACAATGTTTTTCTCACACA GAGAGAACACTGTGAGCACCCTTGGACGTTTGGTGCTGATTATTTGGCTATTTGTAGTGCTAATTATAAATTCAAGCTACACAGCTAGTTTAACATCAATCCTCACAGTTCAGCAACTGACATCACGAATTGAAGGGATTGACAGCCTCATAACAACTACCGATCGTATAGGAGTTCAAGATGGGTCATTTGCATGGAGATATCTAATTGATGAGCTAAACATAGCAGAATCTAGACTTGTCAAGTTAAGAAACATGGAAGCTTATCTTGATGCCCTTTTGCGTGGACCCAAAAATGGAGGGGTAGCTGCAGTTGTTGATGAGCTTCCTTACATTGAGCTCTTCATGTCCAACAGCAAATGTGAATTCAGGACTGTGGGCCAGGAATTTACAAAAAGCGGATGGGGATTT GCATTCCAAAGGGACTCTCCTCTTGCAGTGGACTTATCAACTGCCATTCTTCAACTCTCTGAGAATGGTGATCTCCAAAAGATCCATAATAAGTGGCTCACACAAAATGGATGCTCGATGCAAATCAGTGATGTTTCTGATGATAATCGGCTCTCTTTTAATAGCTTCTGGGGTCTGTTCCTTATCTGTGGCATTGCATGTTTCATTGCTCTTACTGTGTTCTTCTGCAGAATCTTCTGTCAATACCGTAAATTTATCCCAGAGAATGGGAATGGGGATATTGAGGAGATTGAACCTGAGAGGACCAGTCGAAGGTCGATTCGATCAACCAGTTTCAAGGACTTGATGGATTTTGTGGatagaaaagaagaagagattAAGAAGATACTTAAGAGGAAAAATAGTGATAATAAACAAGCTAGCCAAAGCTCCGATGGGCAGCCAAATTCTCCACCTTGA
- the LOC107417070 gene encoding glutamate receptor 3.4 isoform X2: MLLSMTRIAVHFLERLKLVESDVVAAIGPQSSGIAHVISHVVNELHVPLLSFGATDATLSSLQYPYFVRTTQSDYFQMHAIADFVDYHEWKEVIAIFVDDDYGRNGISVLGDALSKKRAKITYKAAFSPGAPKSAINELLVGVNLMESRVYVVHVNPDTGLEIFSVAKSLGMMGGGYVWIATDWLPSVLDSIEPNTQTMNLLQGVVAFRHHTPDTDAKKNFMSRINNPNQKGSVKLNSFALYAYDSVWLAARALDVFFNEGGNISFSNDPKLQDTSNSTLRLTSLRIFDGGQQYLQTILKMNMTGLSGRFQFDVDKNLIHPAYDILNIGGSGSRRVGYWSNYSHLSVVAPEILYTKPPNTSTSSQRLYSIIWPGETTTTPRGWVFPNNGKPLRIAVPNRVSYKEFVAKDKGPPGVKGYSIDVFEAAINLLPYPVPRTYMLFGNGKRNPEYSDLVYQVAENQYDAAVGDVTITTNRTKIVDFTQPYMESGLVVVAPVKKEKSSAWAFLKPFTWQMWAVTCAFFLSVGAVVWILEHRINHEFRGPPSQQLITIFWFSFSTMFFSHRENTVSTLGRLVLIIWLFVVLIINSSYTASLTSILTVQQLTSRIEGIDSLITTTDRIGVQDGSFAWRYLIDELNIAESRLVKLRNMEAYLDALLRGPKNGGVAAVVDELPYIELFMSNSKCEFRTVGQEFTKSGWGFAFQRDSPLAVDLSTAILQLSENGDLQKIHNKWLTQNGCSMQISDVSDDNRLSFNSFWGLFLICGIACFIALTVFFCRIFCQYRKFIPENGNGDIEEIEPERTSRRSIRSTSFKDLMDFVDRKEEEIKKILKRKNSDNKQASQSSDGQPNSPP; this comes from the exons ATGTTGTTGTCCATGACACGAATTGCAGTGCATTTCTTGGAACGGTTGAAG CTGGTGGAAAGTGATGTGGTTGCCGCAATTGGTCCACAATCCTCTGGAATAGCTCATGTCATTTCCCATGTTGTTAATGAACTCCATGTCCCACTTCTTTCATTCGGAGCAACAGACGCCACTCTTTCTTCACTGCAGTATCCCTATTTTGTTCGCACTACTCAGAGTGACTATTTTCAGATGCATGCCATTGCTGATTTCGTTGATTATCATGAATGGAAAGAAGTAATTGCCATCTTTGTTGATGATGACTATGGCAGAAATGGGATTTCTGTATTGGGTGATGCCTTGTCAAAGAAGCGCGCCAAGATCACTTATAAGGCTGCCTTCTCTCCTGGAGCCCCCAAAAGTGCAATCAATGAATTGCTAGTTGGAGTAAACCTCATGGAATCTCGGGTATATGTTGTACATGTTAATCCTGACACTGGGTTGGAAATTTTTTCTGTTGCCAAGTCCCTTGGAATGATGGGTGGTGGCTATGTTTGGATTGCAACAGATTGGCTTCCTTCTGTTCTTGATTCAATAGAACCTAACACTCAGACTATGAATCTCTTACAAGGGGTTGTCGCTTTTCGTCATCACACCCCAGATACCGATGCCAAAAAGAATTTTATGTCTAGGATAAACAATCCAAATCAGAAAGGGAGTGTGAAACTCAATTCTTTTGCTCTTTATGCTTATGATTCTGTTTGGTTAGCAGCCCGCGCTCTTGATGTTTTCTTCAATGAAGGTGGAAATATATCTTTTAGTAATGACCCAAAGTTGCAAGATACAAGTAACAGCACACTGCGCTTAACATCATTACGTATATTTGATGGAGGCCAACAATATCTACAAACAATTCTTAAAATGAACATGACAGGTCTGAGTGGTAGGTTTCAATTTGATGTGGACAAAAATCTAATTCATCCAGCATATGATATTCTTAATATCGGTGGAAGTGGATCCCGCAGGGTTGGTTATTGGTCAAATTATTCACATCTCTCTGTTGTTGCTCCGGAGATCCTTTATACAAAGCCTCCTAATACTTCGACCAGTAGTCAGCGCCTTTACAGCATTATATGGCCAGGTGAAACTACAACGACACCTCGTGGATGGGTATTTCCCAACAATGGAAAGCCTCTAAGAATTGCTGTGCCTAACCGAGTAAGTTACAAAGAGTTTGTTGCTAAAGATAAGGGCCCTCCAGGGGTCAAAGGGTACTCTATTGATGTCTTTGAAGCTGCCATTAACTTGTTGCCTTATCCTGTACCACGGACATATATGTTATTTGGAAATGGCAAGAGGAATCCCGAGTATAGTGACCTTGTATATCAAGTTGCTGAAAAT CAATATGATGCAGCTGTGGGAGATGTTACAATTACCACAAATAGGACAAAGATTGTGGATTTTACACAGCCTTACATGGAATCAGGACTGGTTGTAGTTGCTCctgtcaaaaaggaaaaatctagTGCATGGGCATTCCTCAAACCCTTTACTTGGCAAATGTGGGCTGTCACTTGTGCTTTCTTCCTTTCCGTGGGAGCTGTTGTTTGGATTCTTGAGCACCGGATCAATCATGAGTTCCGTGGTCCACCAAGCCAACAACTCATTACAATTTTTTG GTTTAGTTTCTCAACAATGTTTTTCTCACACA GAGAGAACACTGTGAGCACCCTTGGACGTTTGGTGCTGATTATTTGGCTATTTGTAGTGCTAATTATAAATTCAAGCTACACAGCTAGTTTAACATCAATCCTCACAGTTCAGCAACTGACATCACGAATTGAAGGGATTGACAGCCTCATAACAACTACCGATCGTATAGGAGTTCAAGATGGGTCATTTGCATGGAGATATCTAATTGATGAGCTAAACATAGCAGAATCTAGACTTGTCAAGTTAAGAAACATGGAAGCTTATCTTGATGCCCTTTTGCGTGGACCCAAAAATGGAGGGGTAGCTGCAGTTGTTGATGAGCTTCCTTACATTGAGCTCTTCATGTCCAACAGCAAATGTGAATTCAGGACTGTGGGCCAGGAATTTACAAAAAGCGGATGGGGATTT GCATTCCAAAGGGACTCTCCTCTTGCAGTGGACTTATCAACTGCCATTCTTCAACTCTCTGAGAATGGTGATCTCCAAAAGATCCATAATAAGTGGCTCACACAAAATGGATGCTCGATGCAAATCAGTGATGTTTCTGATGATAATCGGCTCTCTTTTAATAGCTTCTGGGGTCTGTTCCTTATCTGTGGCATTGCATGTTTCATTGCTCTTACTGTGTTCTTCTGCAGAATCTTCTGTCAATACCGTAAATTTATCCCAGAGAATGGGAATGGGGATATTGAGGAGATTGAACCTGAGAGGACCAGTCGAAGGTCGATTCGATCAACCAGTTTCAAGGACTTGATGGATTTTGTGGatagaaaagaagaagagattAAGAAGATACTTAAGAGGAAAAATAGTGATAATAAACAAGCTAGCCAAAGCTCCGATGGGCAGCCAAATTCTCCACCTTGA